A region from the Saccharomonospora azurea NA-128 genome encodes:
- a CDS encoding serine/threonine-protein kinase, giving the protein MESIASALLSLAYQLFQPGFWPGDWAWATSMAGALIGLFPVGTAVGVALMRKFTGNRYHGGALAALGVLGVVGMLLIPWFLTTGVSSVFRAAFAGQSTGLSVAEVAAMQQDYGLGPQTEYLGGKRNVYETLFYPSDNVLTYGFYLVTLVGLPVLILLAIMLLGRIALRRGPKWPGRLLWVPFVVFVIVSAGVEVNVAVHVWLGFLPVAILGVIPVSLVGPPSWSTIENSDRRPEPKAAEQPQQPVHLNPREQESPPPAPPPPAKQYAPTSVAPAPEPTVAASEPPAELAAAPGPVPVVPGSAPTGSSRFRRVKRLGHGGFGTVWQAIDTQLGRTVAMKIAHAPDRDTEERMQREARALAALSHPNCVRVYDLVEEPDGLALVMEYLEGQPLAEVVDNGGPLDDVAAGRLWATMASALAAAHSKGVLHRDIKPSNIIIDPMGVAHLIDFGIARSRGDSKLTATGMMVGTPDYVAPEAAAGAPASPASDAWQLAATVSYALTGQPPRGTRETPMAALMAAARAEAPTHLPRQSVHARLLAASLDQQPRNRPTLNVVYREVEGWLSRAGTSTDGPVTKLVPRQQ; this is encoded by the coding sequence GTGGAATCGATCGCGAGCGCGCTGCTCTCGCTCGCCTATCAGCTGTTCCAGCCGGGTTTCTGGCCCGGCGACTGGGCGTGGGCCACGAGCATGGCCGGTGCGTTGATCGGGTTGTTCCCGGTGGGAACGGCGGTCGGCGTCGCGTTGATGCGCAAGTTCACCGGCAACCGCTACCACGGTGGTGCCCTGGCCGCGCTGGGCGTTCTCGGCGTCGTCGGCATGTTGCTGATCCCGTGGTTCCTCACCACCGGTGTCTCCAGCGTCTTCCGAGCGGCCTTCGCGGGGCAGAGCACCGGGTTGTCGGTCGCCGAGGTCGCCGCGATGCAACAGGACTACGGGCTCGGCCCGCAGACCGAGTACCTGGGCGGGAAGCGCAACGTCTACGAGACGCTGTTCTATCCGTCGGACAACGTTCTGACCTACGGGTTCTACCTCGTCACCCTCGTCGGGTTGCCGGTGCTGATCCTGCTGGCGATCATGCTGCTGGGCCGCATCGCCCTGCGGCGGGGGCCGAAGTGGCCCGGCAGGTTGCTGTGGGTGCCGTTCGTCGTCTTTGTGATCGTCAGCGCGGGCGTCGAGGTGAACGTCGCCGTGCACGTGTGGCTCGGGTTCCTGCCCGTCGCCATCCTCGGCGTCATCCCGGTGTCGCTGGTGGGCCCGCCCAGCTGGTCGACGATCGAGAACTCCGACCGGCGGCCCGAGCCGAAGGCCGCGGAGCAGCCGCAGCAGCCGGTCCACCTCAACCCGCGGGAACAGGAGTCCCCGCCACCGGCACCGCCCCCACCGGCCAAGCAGTACGCACCGACCTCGGTCGCGCCCGCGCCGGAGCCGACCGTGGCCGCGTCCGAGCCCCCGGCCGAGCTCGCCGCCGCCCCGGGCCCGGTGCCCGTCGTCCCGGGCAGCGCGCCGACCGGCAGCTCGCGGTTCCGCCGGGTCAAGCGGCTGGGCCATGGTGGCTTCGGCACCGTCTGGCAGGCCATCGACACGCAACTCGGCCGCACGGTCGCCATGAAGATCGCCCACGCGCCCGACCGCGACACCGAGGAGCGCATGCAGCGCGAGGCGCGGGCGCTCGCGGCGCTCAGCCATCCCAACTGTGTGCGGGTGTACGACCTGGTGGAGGAGCCCGACGGGCTCGCGCTCGTCATGGAGTACCTCGAAGGCCAGCCGCTCGCCGAGGTCGTCGACAACGGCGGTCCGTTGGACGACGTCGCCGCGGGACGGCTGTGGGCCACGATGGCCAGCGCGTTGGCGGCCGCACACAGCAAGGGCGTGCTCCACCGGGACATCAAGCCGTCCAACATCATCATCGACCCGATGGGCGTGGCCCACCTCATCGACTTCGGCATCGCCCGCAGTCGTGGCGACTCGAAGCTGACGGCCACCGGCATGATGGTCGGCACCCCCGACTACGTCGCCCCCGAGGCGGCCGCGGGCGCACCCGCGAGCCCGGCCTCCGACGCGTGGCAGCTCGCGGCCACCGTGAGCTACGCGCTGACGGGCCAGCCACCCCGCGGCACCCGTGAGACTCCGATGGCGGCGCTCATGGCCGCTGCACGGGCCGAGGCGCCCACACACCTGCCGCGGCAGAGCGTGCACGCCCGGCTGCTGGCCGCGTCGCTGGACCAGCAACCCCGCAACCGGCCGACGCTCAACGTCGTGTACCGCGAGGTGGAGGGCTGGTTGTCGCGGGCGGGTACGTCCACCGACGGCCCCGTGACGAAGCTCGTGCCGCGTCAGCAGTGA
- a CDS encoding propionyl-CoA synthetase — translation MGTGAYREQYRRSLDDPEAFWLDAARAVDWVRPPTVALDDTAAPLYRWFPDGQLNTAANALDRHVDAGRGEQDALVWDSPVTGGSARYSYRRLRDEVATLAGALRSLGVAKGDRVVIYLPMVPEAVVAMLACARLGAVHSVVFGGFAPKELAARIADAAPKVVLTASCGVEPTRVVEYVPIVREALQLVRDEGATEPAHVVVLQRDTARAELRDGELDWNEVVASAAPADPVPVAATDPLYVLYTSGTTGKPKGVVRDNGGHAVALAWSMSAVYGIGPGDVWWTASDVGWVVGHSYIVYAPLLVGATTVLYEGKPVGTPDAGAFWRVASQYGVHALFTAPTALRAIKRVDPDGAEIGRYDLGALRTLFLAGERLDPQTYHWASERLGIPVVDHWWQTETGWPIAANPRGLEALPVKPGSATVPMPGWDVRVLDQAGREQPAGREGAIAVRLPLPPGSLPTLWGDDERFVASYLSRYPGYYLSGDSGYVDSDGYLFVMGRTDDVINVAGHRLSTGAMEAVLAAHPAVAECAVIGVADPLKGQLPRGFVVLKAGADISEEQLAKELVAAVRAEIGPVAGFRDVAVVDALPKTRSGKILRATMRGIADGREVTVPSTIEDPTVLDRLRSALRPPS, via the coding sequence ATGGGCACAGGCGCGTACCGCGAGCAGTACCGGCGCAGTCTGGACGACCCGGAGGCGTTCTGGCTGGACGCCGCACGAGCCGTCGACTGGGTCCGCCCTCCGACCGTCGCGCTGGACGACACCGCCGCGCCGTTGTACCGGTGGTTCCCTGACGGGCAGCTCAACACGGCGGCCAACGCCCTCGACCGGCACGTCGACGCGGGCCGGGGCGAGCAGGACGCGCTCGTGTGGGACTCACCGGTCACCGGCGGCTCCGCGCGCTACAGCTACCGACGGCTCCGTGACGAGGTGGCGACGCTGGCGGGCGCGCTGCGGTCACTGGGCGTGGCCAAGGGCGACCGCGTCGTGATCTACCTGCCGATGGTGCCCGAGGCCGTGGTGGCGATGCTCGCGTGCGCCCGGCTCGGCGCCGTGCACTCCGTGGTGTTCGGCGGCTTCGCCCCGAAGGAGCTGGCCGCGCGCATCGCCGACGCCGCGCCGAAGGTGGTGCTGACGGCATCGTGCGGGGTGGAGCCCACCCGCGTCGTGGAGTACGTGCCGATCGTGCGGGAGGCGCTGCAGCTGGTGCGCGACGAGGGCGCGACGGAGCCCGCACACGTCGTCGTCCTGCAACGCGACACCGCCCGGGCCGAGCTTCGGGACGGCGAGCTCGACTGGAACGAGGTGGTGGCCTCGGCCGCGCCGGCCGACCCGGTGCCGGTGGCGGCCACCGACCCGCTCTACGTGCTGTACACCTCGGGCACGACCGGGAAGCCGAAGGGCGTGGTGCGCGACAACGGTGGTCACGCGGTGGCGCTGGCCTGGTCGATGTCCGCCGTGTACGGCATCGGCCCGGGCGACGTGTGGTGGACGGCCTCCGACGTCGGCTGGGTGGTCGGCCACTCCTACATCGTGTACGCACCCCTGCTCGTGGGTGCGACCACGGTGCTCTACGAGGGCAAGCCGGTGGGCACCCCGGACGCGGGCGCGTTCTGGCGTGTCGCGTCGCAGTACGGCGTACACGCACTGTTCACGGCGCCCACCGCATTGCGTGCGATCAAGCGGGTGGACCCGGACGGCGCGGAGATCGGCCGGTACGACCTCGGCGCCCTGCGCACCCTGTTCCTCGCCGGGGAACGGCTGGACCCGCAGACGTACCACTGGGCGAGCGAGCGGTTGGGCATCCCGGTCGTCGACCACTGGTGGCAGACCGAGACGGGCTGGCCCATCGCGGCCAACCCGCGGGGCCTGGAAGCACTGCCCGTCAAGCCGGGCTCCGCGACCGTGCCCATGCCGGGCTGGGACGTGCGGGTGCTCGACCAGGCGGGCCGCGAGCAGCCCGCGGGCCGGGAAGGCGCGATCGCCGTGCGGCTGCCCCTGCCGCCGGGCTCGCTGCCCACGCTCTGGGGCGACGACGAGCGCTTCGTCGCCTCCTACCTGTCGCGGTATCCGGGCTACTACCTCAGCGGTGACTCCGGTTACGTCGACTCCGACGGCTACCTCTTCGTGATGGGCCGCACCGACGACGTGATCAACGTGGCGGGACACCGCCTGTCGACCGGCGCGATGGAGGCCGTGCTGGCGGCACACCCGGCCGTGGCGGAGTGCGCGGTGATCGGCGTGGCCGACCCCCTCAAGGGACAACTTCCCCGCGGGTTCGTGGTGCTCAAGGCGGGCGCCGACATCTCGGAGGAGCAGCTCGCGAAGGAGCTCGTCGCGGCGGTGCGGGCCGAGATCGGCCCCGTGGCTGGGTTCCGCGACGTCGCCGTGGTGGACGCCCTGCCGAAGACCCGCTCGGGGAAGATCCTGCGTGCCACCATGCGGGGCATCGCCGACGGTCGCGAGGTGACGGTGCCGTCCACCATCGAGGACCCGACGGTGCTCGACCGGCTCCGGAGCGCGTTGCGCCCGCCGAGCTGA
- a CDS encoding tryptophan--tRNA ligase — protein sequence MSEPAGKVALTGIKPTGEVHLGNLVGAIRPALRLAEQYDSLYFIADYHALTTIRDAELLRHYSRSVAASWLAAGLDPERTTFYVQSDVPEIFELSWVLSCVTGKGLMNRAHAYKAARDRNVETGEEPDAGVNMGLYNYPVLMAADILIMETDVVPVGKDQAQHVEYAADIAGSFNHLFGDRYTFKIPQGFIPESGTGDVLPGLDGRKMSKSYDNTIPLFLPENKLKKLVRRIPTDSTPVEAPKDPDSSAPFQILRQFAPASAADVVADTRKRLEAGGMGWGELKNVLFEVLNDELAPMRERYNAYMEPGSELDDVLARGAERARERASRVLSGVRKAVGAR from the coding sequence ATGTCAGAACCCGCAGGCAAGGTCGCCTTGACCGGCATCAAACCAACCGGAGAAGTCCACCTGGGCAACCTCGTGGGTGCGATTCGTCCGGCGCTGCGGTTGGCCGAGCAGTACGACTCGCTCTACTTCATCGCCGACTACCACGCGCTGACGACCATCCGCGACGCCGAGCTGCTCAGGCACTACTCGCGTTCGGTGGCCGCCTCCTGGCTTGCCGCGGGGCTCGATCCGGAGCGGACGACGTTCTACGTCCAGTCGGACGTTCCCGAGATCTTCGAACTGAGCTGGGTGCTCTCGTGCGTCACCGGCAAGGGCCTCATGAACCGGGCCCACGCCTACAAGGCCGCGCGCGACCGGAACGTCGAGACGGGCGAGGAGCCCGACGCCGGCGTCAACATGGGGCTGTACAACTACCCGGTCCTCATGGCCGCCGACATTTTGATCATGGAGACCGACGTGGTGCCGGTCGGCAAGGACCAGGCACAGCACGTCGAGTACGCGGCCGACATCGCGGGCAGCTTCAACCACCTCTTCGGCGACAGGTACACCTTCAAAATCCCGCAGGGATTCATCCCGGAGAGCGGCACCGGCGACGTGCTGCCGGGCCTCGACGGCCGGAAGATGAGCAAGTCGTACGACAACACGATTCCGCTGTTCCTGCCGGAGAACAAGCTCAAGAAGCTGGTGCGCCGCATCCCGACCGACAGCACTCCGGTGGAGGCGCCGAAGGACCCCGACAGCTCGGCGCCGTTCCAGATCCTGCGCCAGTTCGCCCCGGCCTCGGCCGCGGACGTCGTCGCCGACACCCGCAAGCGCCTCGAAGCGGGCGGCATGGGCTGGGGCGAGCTGAAGAACGTGCTGTTCGAGGTGCTGAACGACGAGCTCGCCCCGATGCGGGAGCGCTACAACGCCTACATGGAGCCGGGAAGCGAGCTGGACGACGTGCTGGCACGCGGCGCCGAGCGGGCGCGGGAGCGGGCGAGCCGCGTGCTGTCCGGGGTGCGCAAGGCCGTAGGCGCCCGATGA